In the genome of Ensifer sp. WSM1721, the window ATGGGCGCATGGGGGAGTGATTGAAGGGACCTACCGAATACACGCTCCGATGCCACGTTTACCAGTCCGCAGGCGCAACACTATCAAGCCAATATCGACGTCCACAGAGCTACGTTATGCTATTGGAAGCGGCCGCGCCTGAGGATATCGAGCTGCTGCTCGAGCGCGAGTCGCCATCGTGCCGCGCAAGCATTGCCGATTACCTCGGCTTACCGAGCCCTCACATGTCCGAAGGTTGCACCGAAGCGCTCGAGATTCGCTGATCCGTGCCCTGCCGGCTTCAACAGCCTGCGCTCGACGACATTTGAGCGGCAGCGCCGCTTTTCTAAGCGGGATAAGAACTCAACCTGGTGCTGCAGCGCACAATATTTCATCATTATATACTAATGTTCATTTTTTGGGCAGGTCCCTAATCTTACATTTTCTCTTTAGATTCAACACCATCTAGTGACGGCGCAAAACTGGCACGGGCCTTGCTTTTTCATCAGTGCTTCGATCAACGGCGATTGAAGCGAGCTCAGGCGCCGATAGCGCCTGCCAAAGACACCGACGTCGCAAGGTCCTTGCCTCCAAGGGGATTCCTCCCAGCCCCAGGAGCGCAATGCCCAGCGGCGTTTTTTTGTCGGCTTCGACCGGCCAACACATTGAGGGAACGTGCGCATGACCAAGATTTCGATCGACGGCCTAACCCGTCGCAGCCTGCTGAAGACGACCGCGACGGCCGCCATGGTCGGCGCAGCCAAGACGCTGTTACCCTCCGGGGCCTTTGCCCAGGGCGCCGGTCCCGAGACCACGAAGGCCGTCCTCGGCTTCATCGCGCTGACCGATTCCGCCCCGCTCGTCATAGCCAAGGAAAAGGGTTTCTTCGACAAGTACGGCATGACCGAAGTGGAGGTTGTGAAACAGGCCTCGTGGGGCACGACCCGCGACAATCTAGTGCTCGGCTCGGCCGGCGCCGGCATCGATGGCGCCCATATCCTGACGCCGATGCCCTATCTCATCTCGACCGGCAAGGTGACGCAAAACAACCAGCCGCTGCCGATGGTGATCCTCGCGCGCCTCAATCTCGATGCCCAGGCGATCTCGGTCGGCGCTGCTTACGCCGATCTGAAGGTCGGTCTCGACGCGTCGGTCCTCAAGGAGGCCTTTGCAAAGAAGAAGGCCGAGGGCGCGGCCGCCAAGGTCGCCATGACCTTCCCCGGTGGCACACACGACCTCTGGATCCGCTACTGGCTCGCCGCCGGCGGCATCGACCCGGATAAGGACGTCGAGACGATCGTCGTGCCGCCGCCGCAGATGGTCGCCAACATGAAGGTCGGCACCATGGATTGTTTCTGCGTCGGCGAGCCCTGGAACGAGCAGCTCGTCAACCAGAAGATCGGCTACACGGCGGTCAACACCGCAGAGATCTGGGCGAAGCATCCGGAAAAATCCTTCGCCATGCGTGCCGACTGGGTCGAGAAGAACCCGCGTGCCGCCAAGGCGCTGGTCATGGCGGTCGAAGAAGCCGCGCAATGGTGCGACGATATGGCCAACAAGGACGAGCTCGCCAAGACCGTCGGCAAGCGCAGTTGGTTCAACGTGCCGCCGAAGGACATCGTCGACCGGCTGAAGGGCGAGTACGACTATGGCAACGGCAAGGTCGTCGAGAACAGCCCGCATTTCATGAAGTTCTGGCGCGATTATGCCTCCTACCCCTTCCAGAGCCATGACGCCTGGTTCCTTACCGAGAACATCCGATGGGGCAAGCTCGCACCGGATACGGACATAAAGGGGCTGATCGCCAAGGTCAACCGAGAGGATATCTGGCGCGAAGCGGCGAAGGAGCTCGGCGTCACCGACATCCCTGCGTCGACGTCGCGCGGTCCGGAGACCTTCTTCGATGGCAAGGTCTTCGATCCAGAAAATCCGGAGGCGTATCTGAAGAGTCTGGCGATCAGCCGCATCGCCTGATGCCGCAACGGCAGCCGGGTTTCAAAGCCGGCTGCCGTTCGACCCGAACCCTAGGAGGAACGGCATGTCCGTCACCAATCTCAAGCTCAAACCGCAGGCGGCGCCGCAGTCTCCCGCTCAGGTCATCGCTCTCGGGCACCTGGGCCGCCCCGGCACCGACAGCCGCCTGTCGCGCTTTGTCACCCAGACTGTCACCAACCTCTTGCCGCTGCTCGTCACGCTGACGTTCCTCACCCTCGCCTGGCAGCTCATCTGCTCGTCGCCGGAATCGAGCCTGCCGGCCCCGTCGCGCGTCCTCGAGGAAAGCTGGGAGCTGATCGCCCATCCCTTCTACATCGGTCAGGGTGTTGATCAGGGGCTGTTCTGGCACGTGTTCGCCAGCCTGCAGCGCGTCGCGCTCGGCTATGCCATGGCTGCGGCGGTCGGCGTCGCGCTTGGGACGCTCGTCGGCCAGAGCGCCCTTGCGATGCGCGGCCTCGATCCGATCTTCCAGGTGCTGCGCACCGTGCCGCCACTCGCCTGGCTGCCGCTTTCGCTCGCTGCCTTCCAGGACGGCACCCCTTCGGCGATCTTCGTCATCTTCATTACGGCGATCTGGCCGATCATCATCAACACCGCCGTCGGCATCCGTAACATTCCGCAGGATTACCAGAACGTTGCCAAGGTATTGCGGCTGAACGGCTTTGAATATTTCGGCAAGATCATGCTGCCGGCCGCTGCCCCCTACATCTTCACCGGCCTTAGGATCGGCATCGGCCTCTCCTGGCTGGCGATCGTCGCCGCCGAAATGCTGATCGGCGGCGTCGGCATCGGCTTCTTCATCTGGGACGCTTGGAACTCGTCGCTGATCAGCGACATCATCGTGGCGCTGATCTATGTCGGCATCGTCGGCTTCCTCCTCGACCGCCTCATCGCGCTGATCGGTCGCGCCGTTACACGCGGCACAGCAAGCGCCTAAAGAAAAGGAGGCTTTCATGCCCAAGAGCTATCTCTCGCTGGAACTCATCGACAAGACCTTCGAACGCGGCGGCACGCGCACCGAAGTTTTGAAGCAGGTCTCCCTTGGTGTCGACAAGGGCGAGTTCATCTCGATCATCGGCCATTCCGGCTGCGGCAAGTCGACCCTGCTCAACATCGTCGCCGGGTTGACGCAAGCGACAACCGGCGTGGTGCTGCTCGACGACAAGGTCGTCGACGCGCCGGGACCGGATCGCGCCGTCGTCTTCCAGAACCACTCGCTGCTGCCATGGCTGACGGTCTATGAAAATGTCCGGCTCGCTGTCGATAAGGTGTTCTCTAAGAGCCGCAGTAAGCAGGAACGCCACGAGTGGACCATGTGCAACCTGGAGCTGGTGCAGATGGCGCATGCCGCCGACAAGCGCCCTTCGGAGGTCTCCGGCGGCATGAAGCAGCGCGTCGGCATCGCCCGGGCCCTTGCCATGGAACCGAAGGTGCTGCTGCTCGACGAACCCTTCGGGGCGCTCGACGCACTAACCCGCGCGCATCTGCAGGACCAGGTCATGCAAATCCACGCGACCCTCGGCAATACCGTCCTGATGATCACACATGACGTCGACGAAGCGGTCCTGCTTTCCGACCGCATCGTGATGATGACCAATGGACCCTCCGCACGAATTGGCGAAATCCTCGATGTGCCGCTCGCCCGTCCGCGCCGGCGCATTGAGCTCGCCTCCGATCGAACCTACCTGAAGTGTCGCGAAGCGGTGCTGAAGTTCCTCTACGAACGCCACCGCTTCGTCGAAGCTGCAGAGTGATTATTCGCGAGCGGAATTCGACCTCAGTAATTTTGAGTATGGAGAAAGCGACCCATTGCGGACGGTAGCCATCGGCCCAGCAATTGCTAAATGCCTGAGGCAAGTGCCGATATTTGGTGTTTGATGATGGTATAATAGACTCGCTGTCTTAGGCCGTGTGGACGAATTTGATCAAGCATAGGCCTTCGAAAGGACGACGGGCTTGCCCGGGACTGTCCAGTCAAACCTTGCGAGATGGCGAGGCATCACCGGAATGCCACCGTCGAGGGGCGAGGAGGCACTGGCTGGGCATGGATGGCCACATCGGGGTGACCCATGGAGCGGCGCAACAAGGAACAGGAGAACCTTTCCCGGCTCGAACGGGCCGCGCAACAGACTGCTGATCCAAAAACTATGCAACAGAAGGCAAAGAAGCCTGAGGAAAAATTTCGCTTCAGCCTCCGCACGGAAGACGTCTGGTGGACGGCTGGCTTCGCTGCCGCAGCCTTGCTGCTTTTTGGCATCCAAGTCCTGATCAATTGGCGCTTAGAATGGCTTGACGCGCCTTTGCGCGTTCGCGTGCTGAATTACGTCAGGGGCGGCCTTCTCATTTTCGTTATGCTGACCGTAGCGAACATCATCGAAGTCTTTCTCATTGGCCGAATCCCCAATCGTGTTTCGCGTTTCAACCTGAAACGTATCTTTCGATTGCTCGTCGTCGTGGCCATCGTCTTCGTGGCCATTTCAGTCTTATTTGTGAACTGGTACGCCGCGGTTGTTTCGCTCGGCCTGATTTCACTGATTCTCGGCTTTGCGCTGCAAATGCCGATCTCCAGTTTCATCGCGTGGATTTATATTCTGGCCAGGGCGCCTTATCGCGTTGGCGACCGCATTCGCATCGGCGATGCCCATGGCGATGTCATTGATGTCAGCTATCTCGACACAACGTTGTGGGAATTCGGCGGCGAATATCTTTGGACGGATCATCCGAGCGGACGCATCATCAAGTTTCCGAACTCCACCGTGTTTGACACGCCGGTCTTCAACTATTCCTGGCCGCTGTTTCCCTATGTCTGGAACGAAATCAAGTTCCAGCTCGCGTATGAAAGCGATCTGGAATTCGTGGCGCAAACCATGAGGGAGGTCGTGGAAGAGCAGATCGGCGACATCATGAGCCAGAAGGTGAAGGTCTATAAACACATCCTATCGAAAACGCCGGTGGACGAACTCGAAGTGAAGGAGCATCCCGTGGTTCATTTTCGCGTCAGTGAAAACACCTGGCTCGAGGCCATCGTGCGTTACCTCGTGCCGCCGAAGGAAGCGGGGCGCACCAAGACACGCTTGATCAAGGAAATGCTGGCGCGGATGAATGCAAAACCCGATCGCGTGCTGTTTCCGAAGAGCAATTTGAGGTGAATTTCCTCACGCCAAGCCGGAAAGGCCACCCCCGCCCGCGTCCCGCAGGCAAGCCACTCGAACCTTGCCAGAAGGGGATCATTTCTCGACAGTCGCCACCGTTTCGACATGCGCCGACCAGAGGAACTGATCGATCGGCGTCACCGATGTGATGCGGTAGCCGGCGGTGACGAGAATCGAGAGATCCCTTGCGAGCGTCACGGGGTTGCAGGAGACCGCGGCGATCTTCTTCACGCCCGAGCGGGCAAGCTCGTGACATTGCGCCTCGGCGCCGGCGCGGGGCGGGTCGAAGACGACGGCGTCGAAGGCTTTCAGCTCCTGCGCCATTATCGGTCGGCGGAAGAGGTCGCGCTTTTCCACCGTCACCGGCTTCAGGCCTTGCGTATTGCGCGCGGCGAAGTCCAGCGCCTTCAAGGCCCTGTCCTCGCCCTCGACGGCATGGACCCGTGCCGTTCGCGCGAGCCTCAGCGCGAAGGTGCCGATACCTGCGAAAAGATCGGCGACGCGTTTCGCCTTGCCGATGTGGTCGAGCACGAGCCTCGCCATTGCTTCCTCGGCCGGCCGGGTCGCTTGCGTGAAGGCGCCGGGCGGCGGCGAAACCGTCACGCCGCCGAAGTCTATCATGGGCTTGACGGGTTCGATGATCACCTCGCCGTTGAGGCTGACGCGGGCGATGCCGCGCTCGCTCAGGACAGCCTCGACCGCCGCGCGTCTTTGCCGATCGTTGAGCTTGATGCCCTCGAAGGCGAGGTCGAGGCCGGTTGCCGTTTCCAGTACGGTGATCCG includes:
- a CDS encoding mechanosensitive ion channel family protein, which produces MERRNKEQENLSRLERAAQQTADPKTMQQKAKKPEEKFRFSLRTEDVWWTAGFAAAALLLFGIQVLINWRLEWLDAPLRVRVLNYVRGGLLIFVMLTVANIIEVFLIGRIPNRVSRFNLKRIFRLLVVVAIVFVAISVLFVNWYAAVVSLGLISLILGFALQMPISSFIAWIYILARAPYRVGDRIRIGDAHGDVIDVSYLDTTLWEFGGEYLWTDHPSGRIIKFPNSTVFDTPVFNYSWPLFPYVWNEIKFQLAYESDLEFVAQTMREVVEEQIGDIMSQKVKVYKHILSKTPVDELEVKEHPVVHFRVSENTWLEAIVRYLVPPKEAGRTKTRLIKEMLARMNAKPDRVLFPKSNLR
- the ntrB gene encoding nitrate ABC transporter permease, which codes for MSVTNLKLKPQAAPQSPAQVIALGHLGRPGTDSRLSRFVTQTVTNLLPLLVTLTFLTLAWQLICSSPESSLPAPSRVLEESWELIAHPFYIGQGVDQGLFWHVFASLQRVALGYAMAAAVGVALGTLVGQSALAMRGLDPIFQVLRTVPPLAWLPLSLAAFQDGTPSAIFVIFITAIWPIIINTAVGIRNIPQDYQNVAKVLRLNGFEYFGKIMLPAAAPYIFTGLRIGIGLSWLAIVAAEMLIGGVGIGFFIWDAWNSSLISDIIVALIYVGIVGFLLDRLIALIGRAVTRGTASA
- a CDS encoding class I SAM-dependent RNA methyltransferase, which codes for MSTEIVTISRLGAQGDGIAQTEAGPIYAPFTLPGETVALAVNKAQGTLISLKEVSPERVEPPCRHFGPEGVNGTCGGCSLQHASGALYHTFKRNLVIDALRSKGLTPEVAPLIVARPGERRRAVFTARRTEKGLLLGYNQAQSHHIVAIGECPIASPGIVSRLATIRKIASVMASTAEPFRITVLETATGLDLAFEGIKLNDRQRRAAVEAVLSERGIARVSLNGEVIIEPVKPMIDFGGVTVSPPPGAFTQATRPAEEAMARLVLDHIGKAKRVADLFAGIGTFALRLARTARVHAVEGEDRALKALDFAARNTQGLKPVTVEKRDLFRRPIMAQELKAFDAVVFDPPRAGAEAQCHELARSGVKKIAAVSCNPVTLARDLSILVTAGYRITSVTPIDQFLWSAHVETVATVEK
- a CDS encoding CmpA/NrtA family ABC transporter substrate-binding protein — protein: MTKISIDGLTRRSLLKTTATAAMVGAAKTLLPSGAFAQGAGPETTKAVLGFIALTDSAPLVIAKEKGFFDKYGMTEVEVVKQASWGTTRDNLVLGSAGAGIDGAHILTPMPYLISTGKVTQNNQPLPMVILARLNLDAQAISVGAAYADLKVGLDASVLKEAFAKKKAEGAAAKVAMTFPGGTHDLWIRYWLAAGGIDPDKDVETIVVPPPQMVANMKVGTMDCFCVGEPWNEQLVNQKIGYTAVNTAEIWAKHPEKSFAMRADWVEKNPRAAKALVMAVEEAAQWCDDMANKDELAKTVGKRSWFNVPPKDIVDRLKGEYDYGNGKVVENSPHFMKFWRDYASYPFQSHDAWFLTENIRWGKLAPDTDIKGLIAKVNREDIWREAAKELGVTDIPASTSRGPETFFDGKVFDPENPEAYLKSLAISRIA
- a CDS encoding ABC transporter ATP-binding protein, with protein sequence MPKSYLSLELIDKTFERGGTRTEVLKQVSLGVDKGEFISIIGHSGCGKSTLLNIVAGLTQATTGVVLLDDKVVDAPGPDRAVVFQNHSLLPWLTVYENVRLAVDKVFSKSRSKQERHEWTMCNLELVQMAHAADKRPSEVSGGMKQRVGIARALAMEPKVLLLDEPFGALDALTRAHLQDQVMQIHATLGNTVLMITHDVDEAVLLSDRIVMMTNGPSARIGEILDVPLARPRRRIELASDRTYLKCREAVLKFLYERHRFVEAAE